The following are encoded in a window of Candidatus Limnocylindrales bacterium genomic DNA:
- a CDS encoding class I SAM-dependent methyltransferase has product MTQDYYKNLYDFHKQVALEKDGFYDSRGHRLKHHPVQLWARRQILNLLTPILSGEETLLDAGCGRGDLAVFLKKYFPHIKITGIDIVPEMIHIARQITRPLSGIEFHVGEIQELPYENCFFDVVVANNVLHCLLPQDQPSALAELARVSRKYLILELKNKNCLYHWIKKKKIAHLPLYPGSLPEMKQRLRKDHFVVEKEKYYLFTGFLSPWVVLRAKKESAPEDLLK; this is encoded by the coding sequence ATGACTCAAGATTACTATAAAAATCTTTACGATTTTCATAAACAGGTCGCTTTAGAAAAAGATGGCTTTTACGATAGTCGGGGTCATCGGCTAAAGCATCATCCCGTTCAACTCTGGGCTAGAAGGCAGATTCTGAACCTCCTGACTCCCATTCTTTCGGGTGAAGAGACCCTCCTGGATGCGGGTTGTGGGAGAGGAGACCTGGCCGTTTTCTTAAAAAAATACTTCCCCCATATAAAGATCACAGGGATCGATATCGTACCCGAAATGATTCACATAGCCAGACAGATAACCCGACCGTTATCTGGAATAGAATTCCATGTCGGTGAGATCCAGGAACTACCTTACGAGAATTGCTTTTTTGATGTGGTCGTCGCCAACAACGTCCTGCATTGTTTGTTACCCCAAGATCAGCCATCTGCTCTGGCCGAATTGGCCAGGGTATCCAGAAAGTATCTGATCTTGGAACTAAAAAATAAGAATTGCCTGTATCATTGGATCAAAAAGAAAAAAATAGCCCATCTTCCGCTTTACCCGGGTTCCCTTCCTGAAATGAAACAACGGCTTCGAAAAGATCATTTTGTCGTGGAAAAGGAAAAATACTATCTCTTTACCGGATTTCTCTCTCCCTGGGTTGTTTTAAGGGCAAAGAAAGAATCAGCTCCTGAAGATCTTCTCAAGTAA
- a CDS encoding GNAT family N-acetyltransferase, giving the protein MMVSIQIISSTREEKETWQKYVDQNPRATFFHLIEWQEILKKVYGYEPFYLTAVQADQIKGLLPLFQIKSRIRGKNLASLPFHFLGGPLGDSPEIEQNLIDYSIKLAKKLGCQDVRIKSYHSYPQPLQLNQSYLSFKVLLKENFEETLRQFAETTRRNIRSGLRNNRIDLVENLDQLKSFYALFVKSTRRIGIPPHSFELFKELWEKFGPEQKVRITLAVYEDSCVAGHVALNFKGSVLYMWGALDRTVKSKGFQALQGEAMKWAIKNGYQFYDLGWTHPQEAGALHYKKHFGAQERPVHFYSLTAKNKLDYHRSFPLAKAIWRKLPLPLIKIVSPWLAKQAG; this is encoded by the coding sequence ATGATGGTTTCTATTCAGATTATTTCCTCAACCAGGGAAGAAAAGGAAACGTGGCAGAAATACGTGGACCAAAATCCCCGGGCCACCTTCTTTCACTTAATTGAGTGGCAAGAGATTTTGAAAAAAGTCTACGGCTACGAACCTTTTTATTTGACCGCCGTACAGGCGGATCAAATCAAAGGCCTGTTACCGCTGTTTCAAATAAAAAGCCGGATCCGGGGTAAAAATCTGGCCTCTCTCCCCTTTCACTTTTTAGGCGGACCCCTGGGTGATTCCCCGGAAATCGAACAAAATTTAATAGATTATAGTATTAAACTGGCGAAAAAATTAGGATGCCAGGACGTTCGTATTAAATCTTACCATTCCTATCCACAACCCTTACAGTTGAATCAATCTTACCTTTCTTTTAAGGTTCTGCTAAAGGAGAATTTTGAGGAAACCCTAAGACAATTTGCTGAAACGACCCGGAGGAACATCCGGTCCGGTCTACGTAACAACAGGATCGATCTCGTTGAAAATTTAGATCAATTGAAAAGTTTTTATGCGTTGTTCGTAAAAAGTACCCGACGCATCGGTATTCCCCCCCACTCCTTCGAGTTGTTTAAGGAGCTTTGGGAGAAGTTCGGTCCCGAACAGAAGGTTCGCATCACCCTGGCCGTCTATGAGGATTCCTGCGTGGCCGGCCACGTGGCTTTAAACTTTAAAGGGAGTGTTTTGTACATGTGGGGAGCTTTGGATCGAACAGTTAAAAGTAAGGGATTCCAGGCCCTTCAAGGTGAAGCGATGAAATGGGCAATAAAAAATGGCTATCAATTCTACGATCTGGGTTGGACCCATCCCCAGGAAGCCGGAGCACTCCATTACAAAAAACATTTTGGGGCCCAGGAAAGACCGGTCCATTTCTACTCTTTGACCGCTAAAAATAAACTGGATTATCACCGGTCCTTTCCTCTGGCTAAAGCAATCTGGCGTAAACTCCCCCTGCCCCTTATAAAAATCGTTTCTCCCTGGCTGGCTAAACAGGCAGGTTAA
- a CDS encoding radical SAM protein, protein MKVLLINPPRYNELIGNNPEIIEEERGHNPPLGLLYLAGYLEKFSNHEVAVLDAQAEELTYEQLEQSLAQKQADVVGIEAMTFTLIDVIKTVQLVKKVSPETKVVLGGPHVHIYPEETINLPGVDFLVLGEGERSFHYLLDHLHRPDRLKEMRGFVFKENGNIINTGISDSIYDLDNLPFPARHLTDITRYSSLLAKRDIVTTLFTSRGCPYRCTFCDRPFSPVIGREFRYRSAKNIVDEMETCTHMGIYEFLIYDDTFSVRKDRVMAMCEEILRRKLKVGWDVRAHVNTVTPDLLKAMKKAGCERIHYGVEAGNDRMLKLIKKNSTVARIKEAFKWTREAGMETLAYFIIGQQTETRKDIQDSMRLAREINPNYVHITILCPYPATEIYLEGLKTGILKKDVWKEYARNPTPDFQPPFWEEIFTAQELQEMLVEFYKDFYMRPGYIIKNILRIRSLGEFKRKIKAGLKVIGMSAH, encoded by the coding sequence ATGAAAGTTTTATTGATCAATCCACCACGATATAATGAATTAATCGGCAATAATCCCGAGATTATCGAAGAAGAACGCGGACATAATCCACCCCTGGGCTTACTCTATCTGGCCGGTTATCTTGAAAAGTTTTCGAACCATGAGGTAGCCGTTTTGGATGCCCAGGCTGAAGAGTTGACCTATGAGCAGTTGGAGCAATCCCTGGCCCAAAAGCAGGCCGACGTGGTCGGCATTGAGGCCATGACCTTTACCTTAATCGATGTCATTAAAACTGTTCAACTGGTCAAAAAGGTTAGTCCAGAAACAAAAGTTGTTCTGGGGGGTCCCCACGTTCACATTTACCCCGAAGAGACCATCAACCTTCCCGGCGTTGATTTTCTCGTTTTAGGTGAAGGGGAACGGAGTTTTCACTATCTGCTCGATCACCTCCATAGACCGGATCGATTGAAGGAAATGAGGGGATTCGTTTTTAAGGAAAATGGAAATATCATCAATACCGGCATCAGCGATTCGATTTACGATCTGGATAACCTTCCCTTTCCGGCCCGTCATTTGACCGATATTACCCGTTACAGTTCCCTTCTGGCCAAACGAGATATCGTGACCACCCTGTTCACCAGCCGGGGATGCCCTTACCGCTGTACCTTTTGCGATAGACCCTTCTCCCCTGTCATCGGTCGGGAGTTTCGCTATCGTTCGGCCAAAAATATTGTGGACGAAATGGAAACCTGCACCCATATGGGGATTTATGAGTTTCTTATTTACGATGATACCTTTTCTGTGCGAAAAGATCGGGTTATGGCCATGTGTGAGGAGATCCTGAGACGGAAGCTTAAGGTCGGCTGGGATGTGCGGGCCCATGTCAATACCGTGACCCCGGATTTACTCAAGGCCATGAAAAAAGCCGGCTGTGAGCGAATCCATTATGGTGTAGAAGCCGGAAATGACCGCATGCTCAAACTCATCAAGAAGAACAGTACGGTGGCCCGTATCAAAGAGGCTTTTAAATGGACCCGGGAGGCCGGCATGGAAACTCTGGCTTATTTTATCATCGGCCAACAAACCGAGACCCGGAAGGACATCCAGGACTCTATGCGTCTGGCACGGGAAATTAATCCTAACTACGTCCATATAACCATCCTTTGTCCCTATCCGGCTACCGAAATTTACCTGGAGGGATTAAAGACCGGAATTCTTAAAAAAGATGTTTGGAAAGAATACGCCCGGAACCCAACCCCGGATTTTCAGCCCCCCTTCTGGGAAGAAATTTTCACGGCCCAGGAGCTTCAAGAGATGCTGGTCGAGTTTTATAAAGATTTTTATATGAGGCCCGGCTATATTATTAAAAACATCCTGCGGATCCGATCTCTGGGAGAGTTTAAACGAAAAATTAAGGCAGGACTCAAGGTAATCGGTATGTCCGCCCATTAA
- a CDS encoding lysylphosphatidylglycerol synthase transmembrane domain-containing protein → MHFFHHSNQIKPKAFLQVEKGKSYAVLSKERIFLLLKRGVRPVVCISLLGFLFSRVPLSDFFALIAKVPFQKLFLAFLLYLTGQIFFVLRWEVLLHILNLRVSRLRLTALHFLGLFFSFLLPTSVGGDLIRAFYLSRDTCKTGISFLSVFTDRYMAFLTVLFTATFTAWVSQITLQDLLLYPWLVGLSLMVILINILLGRGYPAYGIYLLPSPFRPFQDTLVTMNHSLQLIFKHKKALCLTLPLSLAFLFLSAEAHQMLIQAMGKSIEFKYLLLFIPLIALAGSIPISIGGIGLRESAYVYLFSGMGFTATESLALASFIFIIWLAVSLPGLGVYLFMGTKPGVRAEPLPVQDLRVEELKPEVFQPGN, encoded by the coding sequence ATGCATTTTTTCCATCATAGCAATCAGATCAAGCCGAAAGCCTTTCTGCAGGTAGAAAAGGGGAAAAGCTATGCCGTCCTCTCCAAAGAGCGAATTTTTCTCCTCTTGAAAAGAGGGGTGAGGCCGGTAGTTTGTATTTCCCTCCTCGGGTTTCTGTTTTCCAGAGTACCCCTTTCCGATTTCTTTGCCTTAATTGCTAAAGTGCCTTTTCAAAAGCTTTTCCTGGCCTTTCTCCTTTACCTGACAGGCCAAATCTTCTTTGTTCTTCGATGGGAGGTCCTTTTACACATCCTGAATCTCCGGGTAAGTCGTTTGAGATTGACGGCTTTACATTTTCTGGGTCTATTTTTTAGCTTCCTCCTCCCCACGTCGGTGGGAGGGGATCTGATAAGAGCTTTCTATCTTTCCAGGGATACCTGCAAAACAGGAATCTCCTTTCTGTCAGTTTTTACAGACAGATACATGGCCTTTCTTACGGTTCTCTTCACGGCTACCTTTACGGCATGGGTCAGTCAAATAACCCTTCAGGATCTGCTACTGTATCCCTGGCTGGTCGGTCTGTCGCTGATGGTCATCTTGATAAATATATTACTGGGTCGGGGTTATCCGGCATACGGGATATACCTTTTACCTTCTCCCTTTCGTCCTTTTCAGGATACCCTTGTAACCATGAATCACTCCTTGCAGCTCATTTTTAAACATAAGAAAGCCCTTTGCCTGACTTTACCTTTATCCCTGGCCTTTCTATTCCTGTCGGCCGAAGCCCATCAAATGCTGATTCAGGCCATGGGAAAATCCATAGAATTTAAATATCTTTTACTTTTCATTCCTTTGATTGCTCTGGCAGGTTCGATTCCTATCTCCATCGGGGGGATTGGCTTACGGGAGAGTGCCTATGTTTATCTTTTTTCGGGCATGGGTTTTACCGCAACCGAAAGTCTCGCCCTGGCGTCCTTCATTTTTATAATCTGGCTGGCCGTCAGTTTACCGGGATTGGGGGTTTATTTGTTCATGGGAACAAAGCCTGGGGTTAGAGCAGAACCCTTACCGGTCCAAGATCTGCGGGTTGAAGAACTGAAGCCCGAGGTTTTTCAACCCGGAAATTAA
- a CDS encoding methionyl-tRNA formyltransferase yields MRILYLGNNIRGVVCLKALAEHGEEIIGVVVHPNLKEEDPAESVLETAKHYGYPVYQPIQVNEPDFVREVRNLAPDLIILAGYNQILKKDLIDIPRLGCINLHGGKLPEYRGVAPINWQIIRGETTGGIAILFVDEGIDTGDIIAQVRFDITLEDTAKTVLDKTLELFPPLLLDVLAKFKSGTVPRMKQNREEGCYYTRRYPRDGQIYWRDMTAWEVYNLIRGLVKPYPGAFTYHRGEKLFIWKASWMSETIRGVPGRVCLRREKGVVVLARDRGLLIEEVQPEKGPILEANVYFKNLGEDLV; encoded by the coding sequence ATGCGCATTTTATACCTGGGTAACAATATCCGCGGGGTTGTCTGCTTGAAGGCCCTGGCAGAACATGGAGAGGAAATTATCGGGGTCGTGGTGCATCCGAATTTGAAGGAGGAAGACCCGGCGGAATCGGTTCTGGAAACTGCAAAGCATTATGGTTACCCTGTCTATCAACCGATTCAGGTCAATGAACCGGATTTTGTCCGAGAGGTCAGGAACCTGGCTCCAGATCTTATAATTCTGGCAGGTTATAATCAGATCCTCAAAAAGGATCTGATCGATATTCCCCGGTTGGGTTGTATTAATCTGCATGGAGGTAAACTCCCCGAATACCGGGGAGTCGCGCCTATAAACTGGCAGATTATTCGGGGCGAAACGACCGGCGGGATTGCTATCCTGTTTGTAGATGAAGGGATCGATACGGGTGATATTATTGCCCAGGTTCGATTTGATATTACGTTAGAGGATACCGCCAAGACGGTTCTGGATAAAACCCTTGAATTGTTTCCGCCTCTTCTCCTGGACGTCCTGGCAAAGTTCAAATCTGGAACCGTTCCGAGAATGAAACAAAATCGAGAAGAAGGTTGTTATTACACCCGAAGGTATCCACGGGATGGACAGATTTACTGGAGAGACATGACTGCCTGGGAGGTATACAATCTTATACGGGGCCTGGTAAAACCTTATCCCGGAGCTTTTACCTATCACCGGGGAGAAAAGCTCTTTATCTGGAAAGCTTCGTGGATGTCTGAAACCATTCGAGGTGTCCCGGGAAGGGTCTGCTTACGAAGAGAAAAAGGGGTGGTCGTTTTGGCCAGGGATCGTGGACTCCTCATCGAAGAGGTTCAACCGGAGAAAGGCCCTATCCTGGAAGCCAATGTCTATTTTAAAAACCTGGGAGAGGATTTGGTTTAG
- a CDS encoding glycosyltransferase family 2 protein, which translates to MKRVIVFIPAYNEEDKIAEVIQRIKTCYQGSEWKGFQIDILVVDDGSTDKTVDRAREAGVQLIVSHPYNLGLGAATRTGMKTAYELGADIALKMDADFQHDPADIEKVIQPILDNKADIVFGSRFAGKITYRMPLHRKWGNLVFTWLMRKLTNWKITDAQTGLMVFSRKYLADFNIVSDYNAPQQILIDAYSKHMRYTEVPVVFHPRTTGKSFVTYKYPFKVLPAIIRLLVLVNPLKVFVPVGFFLILGAFLFFALDSYFYWQDPEYRIHDASIITIFLFGVQIILFGLLADAISHKK; encoded by the coding sequence ATGAAGCGGGTCATCGTCTTTATTCCAGCCTATAACGAAGAGGATAAAATCGCCGAGGTTATCCAGAGAATTAAAACCTGTTACCAGGGGAGCGAGTGGAAGGGTTTTCAGATCGATATTCTGGTTGTAGACGATGGTTCAACCGATAAAACGGTGGATCGGGCCCGTGAGGCCGGAGTTCAGCTCATCGTCTCCCATCCCTACAACCTGGGGTTGGGAGCTGCTACCCGGACCGGGATGAAAACGGCGTATGAGTTGGGGGCCGATATTGCTTTAAAAATGGATGCCGACTTCCAGCACGATCCGGCAGATATCGAAAAGGTCATTCAGCCGATTTTAGATAACAAAGCCGATATTGTCTTTGGATCACGCTTTGCCGGGAAAATAACCTATCGGATGCCACTCCATCGGAAGTGGGGAAATCTGGTCTTTACCTGGTTGATGCGGAAGCTGACCAACTGGAAGATTACCGATGCTCAAACGGGATTAATGGTCTTCTCTCGAAAATATCTGGCAGATTTTAATATCGTCAGTGACTATAATGCTCCCCAACAGATTCTCATCGATGCCTATAGCAAGCATATGCGGTATACGGAAGTTCCCGTTGTCTTTCATCCACGGACCACCGGTAAATCCTTTGTGACTTACAAATATCCTTTCAAGGTTTTACCGGCCATTATCCGCTTGCTCGTTCTGGTAAATCCATTAAAGGTCTTTGTACCTGTCGGATTCTTCTTGATTCTAGGGGCTTTTCTGTTCTTTGCATTAGATTCTTATTTTTACTGGCAGGATCCAGAGTACAGAATCCATGATGCATCGATTATTACCATTTTCCTCTTCGGGGTTCAGATTATCTTGTTTGGACTCTTAGCCGATGCCATTAGCCATAAAAAATAG
- a CDS encoding polysaccharide deacetylase family protein → METVISIRVDVDTLVGLGKGLPELVRIFSDYGIQASIFVVMGPDTMGTHIKRFSQKGYLKRILKVNPFKLIRRYGIKAFFYGTLLKSPPIGEVNKPLLLDLVSQGHEVGIHGYNHAKWADHYQDLSLEETRAEFTRAFNLYQNIFKVPPLSSAAPNWRCNENLLRVETEFPLKYASDTRGVSPFWPVVKNQTFPILQIPTTLPATHECLQSGKADKSTVISVIMERLKPGLNVWTIHDWFEGLSEPQMVKEFIEKSLEKGYRFMRLGEVAEEVLKKKDQIPESPIVLRKIEGGIGTVSCQHS, encoded by the coding sequence ATGGAAACTGTGATCTCGATCCGGGTCGATGTAGATACCTTGGTTGGACTTGGAAAGGGTCTTCCTGAGTTGGTTCGAATCTTTTCGGACTATGGAATACAGGCCAGTATTTTTGTGGTGATGGGTCCGGATACTATGGGCACTCATATCAAGCGCTTCTCACAGAAGGGCTATTTAAAACGGATTTTAAAGGTAAATCCCTTCAAGTTAATCCGACGTTATGGGATCAAAGCTTTTTTTTACGGAACCCTCTTAAAATCCCCCCCTATTGGAGAGGTCAATAAACCCCTTCTTCTAGACCTGGTCTCCCAGGGACACGAGGTGGGTATCCATGGATATAACCATGCTAAATGGGCGGACCATTATCAGGATTTGAGTTTAGAAGAGACCCGGGCAGAATTTACCAGGGCCTTTAACCTTTATCAAAATATTTTCAAAGTTCCGCCGCTAAGTTCCGCAGCCCCTAACTGGCGTTGTAATGAAAATCTTCTGAGAGTTGAAACCGAATTTCCACTCAAATACGCATCGGATACCCGGGGAGTATCTCCTTTCTGGCCGGTTGTTAAGAATCAGACTTTTCCTATACTGCAAATCCCCACCACCTTGCCCGCGACCCATGAGTGCCTTCAGTCTGGGAAAGCCGATAAATCCACGGTCATCTCCGTTATTATGGAAAGGCTGAAACCGGGTCTCAATGTCTGGACCATCCACGATTGGTTTGAAGGTCTCAGCGAACCCCAGATGGTAAAAGAGTTTATAGAGAAGAGTTTAGAAAAAGGATATCGATTTATGCGACTGGGGGAGGTTGCGGAGGAGGTGCTTAAAAAGAAGGATCAGATTCCCGAGAGTCCCATCGTCCTTAGAAAAATCGAGGGGGGAATCGGGACAGTGAGCTGTCAACATTCTTGA
- a CDS encoding DegT/DnrJ/EryC1/StrS family aminotransferase produces MIPLSLPNLDEKELESIKDVLCSGWLAHGEKNLEFERNFANYLGVREAVSLNSCTSALFLALKALNIQGEVILPSFTFVATANAVVTAGATPVFVDIDYHTCNMDPLKIEASITSRTQAIIPVHYAGQSCQMDEILALASHYRLAVIEDSAETLGGTFKGRKTGSFGIGCFSFFPTKNITTGEGGMLTTDDPQLAAKVRAMAGHGIEETTLQREKKEKPWLRAATLAGYNFRMSNILAALGVEQLKKLDSMNAARRKHAEYLNKHLNREFLDLPVEAKDCVHVYQMYTVKVKHLDRTRFVLKLREKGIGASVHFDPPVHRQPFYANSGYGSKDLPVTEKVAASIVTLPLYPQLTQEQLDRMIIAIEETIRDLSRDTAALCPY; encoded by the coding sequence ATGATTCCCCTTTCCCTCCCAAATTTGGATGAAAAAGAGCTGGAAAGTATAAAGGATGTCTTGTGCTCCGGTTGGCTGGCCCATGGAGAAAAAAATCTGGAGTTTGAGCGAAACTTTGCAAACTATCTGGGGGTTCGAGAAGCTGTTTCTTTAAATTCCTGTACATCGGCTTTGTTTCTGGCTTTGAAGGCGTTAAACATTCAGGGTGAGGTCATCCTGCCCAGCTTTACTTTCGTAGCAACGGCCAATGCCGTCGTTACGGCCGGTGCCACTCCTGTATTTGTGGATATTGATTATCATACCTGTAATATGGATCCTTTAAAAATTGAAGCATCCATAACCTCCCGAACCCAGGCTATTATCCCGGTCCACTACGCCGGACAGAGTTGTCAGATGGATGAGATCCTGGCCCTTGCAAGTCATTATCGCCTGGCCGTCATTGAAGATTCTGCCGAAACCCTGGGAGGGACTTTTAAAGGCAGAAAAACAGGTTCCTTTGGGATTGGATGTTTTTCCTTTTTTCCCACTAAAAATATAACCACCGGAGAAGGAGGTATGTTGACCACCGATGACCCCCAATTGGCTGCAAAAGTGAGGGCTATGGCCGGACATGGGATCGAGGAAACGACTTTGCAGCGGGAAAAAAAGGAAAAACCCTGGCTGCGGGCGGCGACTCTGGCCGGGTATAACTTCAGAATGAGCAATATCCTGGCTGCCCTGGGTGTGGAACAGTTGAAAAAGCTGGATTCCATGAATGCGGCAAGACGTAAACACGCCGAGTATTTGAATAAACATTTGAATCGGGAATTTTTAGATTTACCCGTCGAAGCTAAAGACTGTGTCCATGTTTATCAAATGTATACCGTTAAGGTTAAACATCTGGATCGTACCCGATTCGTTCTAAAATTGAGGGAGAAGGGAATCGGCGCTTCTGTTCATTTTGATCCCCCCGTTCACCGACAACCCTTTTATGCAAACTCCGGCTATGGTTCTAAAGATCTACCGGTTACAGAGAAAGTAGCCGCTTCCATCGTTACCCTTCCCCTCTATCCCCAATTGACCCAAGAACAATTAGACAGGATGATAATCGCTATCGAAGAGACGATTCGGGACCTCAGTAGGGACACGGCGGCGCTGTGTCCCTACTGA
- a CDS encoding NAD-dependent epimerase/dehydratase family protein, whose protein sequence is MATVLITGGAGFIGSYVARELIQKGEQVVLYDAFIQYVSPLENNYCIHLRERFKGILDKVIIVRGDTRNKNELRRTILKYQPERIIHLAALPLADLADTHSEEALESILHGTVNILDILRDVGFVKRFVYTSSSMIYGDFMFHPADEEHPKNPKDIYGGTKLAGEILVQSYGRRYEIEYTIIRPSAVYGPTDVNRRVSQIFVENALRGEKLVLHNGGKSKLDFTYVKDVAQGFVLATYRPEAKNEIFNITRGEGRSLREYAEILQSLLPGVEIVEQPANVFRPERGALDISKARKLLGYEPQYSLEEGLKEYVAYFKKLKNRKPESRNSRLFRILNSES, encoded by the coding sequence ATGGCCACAGTACTTATTACAGGCGGTGCGGGCTTTATCGGCTCCTATGTAGCCCGGGAATTGATCCAAAAAGGAGAGCAGGTTGTCCTTTACGATGCTTTTATCCAGTACGTCTCTCCCTTAGAAAACAACTACTGTATCCATCTTAGGGAGCGCTTCAAAGGAATTCTGGATAAGGTGATCATCGTACGGGGGGATACCCGGAATAAAAACGAGCTGCGAAGGACTATTCTGAAGTACCAACCGGAACGTATTATCCATCTGGCGGCTTTACCCCTTGCAGATCTTGCGGATACGCACTCGGAAGAAGCCCTGGAAAGTATCCTTCATGGGACTGTAAATATTTTGGATATTCTTCGGGACGTGGGGTTTGTTAAAAGATTCGTATATACTTCTTCCAGTATGATCTACGGGGATTTTATGTTTCATCCTGCCGATGAAGAACATCCTAAAAATCCCAAGGATATCTATGGGGGAACGAAGCTGGCCGGTGAAATCCTGGTCCAATCTTACGGGCGTCGCTATGAAATCGAATACACGATTATCCGACCATCAGCAGTTTACGGTCCAACCGATGTCAATCGTCGGGTCAGTCAGATCTTTGTTGAAAATGCTCTGCGGGGTGAAAAGCTGGTGTTACATAACGGAGGTAAATCCAAATTGGATTTTACCTACGTCAAAGATGTCGCTCAAGGCTTCGTCCTGGCTACCTATCGACCGGAAGCTAAAAATGAAATTTTCAATATAACCCGAGGAGAAGGTAGATCTCTGCGAGAATACGCCGAAATCTTGCAAAGCCTGTTACCTGGCGTTGAAATCGTGGAACAACCTGCCAACGTTTTTCGCCCGGAACGCGGCGCCTTGGATATTTCCAAGGCAAGAAAACTTTTAGGCTACGAACCTCAGTACTCTTTGGAGGAAGGTCTCAAGGAGTATGTGGCGTATTTTAAGAAGCTAAAAAATCGAAAGCCAGAATCCAGGAATTCCAGGTTATTTCGAATCCTGAATTCTGAATCCTGA
- a CDS encoding sigma-54 dependent transcriptional regulator: MSLEKGLILVIDSQEGNLETVSSLLQHEGYEVVSARNGRIALDLLKQTFFNVVITALKMPGVSGMEILKFVKEQSPETVVILMTGYATVESAVEAMKEGAYDYLTKPVNLSKLRVLIRRAIEQQQMVVEVEELRRKLETRTSFQNIIGTSKEIQRVYETVLRVASINSTVLIYGESGTGKELVARAIHHNSPRRDRPLIILNCAALPEGVIESELFGHEKGAFTGAFSTKRGMFELANGGTIFLDEIGEMNLSTQSRLLRVLEEKEFMRVGGTKTLKVDVNIIAATNVDLEKAVAEKTFRKDLYYRLKVMTIKLPPLRERKEDIPLLIRAFIDAFNRENHTKVQGVSREALSKLQNYPWPGNIRELKHCIESIMVTTNRKIIEVNDLPAHIIQVAHQEPEIRLKAGVSMAEVEKEAIRQTLIYTGGNKTKAAKVLNIGLRTLHQKIKDYNLR, translated from the coding sequence ATGTCTTTAGAGAAGGGACTTATTTTAGTAATTGATAGTCAGGAAGGAAATCTCGAAACAGTTAGCAGTTTGTTACAGCATGAAGGATACGAAGTGGTTTCTGCGAGAAACGGCAGGATTGCTTTAGATCTCCTCAAGCAGACCTTTTTTAACGTTGTTATTACGGCCTTAAAAATGCCCGGAGTAAGCGGAATGGAGATTTTGAAGTTCGTTAAAGAGCAAAGTCCGGAAACGGTCGTTATTCTGATGACAGGGTATGCTACCGTAGAGTCGGCCGTTGAAGCCATGAAAGAGGGGGCCTATGATTACCTGACCAAACCTGTAAACCTTTCCAAGCTGCGTGTATTGATTAGGCGGGCCATTGAACAACAGCAAATGGTTGTGGAAGTGGAGGAACTACGCCGGAAATTGGAGACCCGCACCAGCTTCCAGAATATCATAGGGACCTCCAAGGAGATTCAAAGGGTTTACGAAACGGTTTTACGAGTTGCCTCCATCAACAGTACAGTTTTAATCTATGGGGAAAGCGGAACCGGAAAAGAACTGGTAGCCCGGGCGATCCATCATAATAGTCCCCGGCGGGACAGGCCTTTGATTATCTTAAATTGTGCTGCATTGCCGGAAGGCGTCATTGAAAGCGAACTGTTCGGGCATGAAAAGGGGGCTTTCACGGGAGCTTTTTCTACTAAAAGGGGAATGTTTGAACTGGCTAACGGAGGGACCATATTTTTAGATGAAATCGGAGAGATGAATCTTTCCACCCAGTCCAGGCTCCTTCGGGTTTTGGAGGAAAAGGAGTTTATGCGGGTAGGTGGAACTAAAACCCTCAAAGTAGATGTGAATATCATCGCCGCCACAAATGTAGACCTGGAAAAGGCCGTAGCTGAAAAGACCTTCCGGAAGGACCTATACTACCGGTTAAAGGTGATGACGATTAAACTTCCCCCTTTACGGGAACGAAAAGAAGATATCCCCCTGTTGATTCGGGCGTTTATCGATGCTTTCAATCGTGAAAACCATACCAAAGTCCAGGGAGTCAGTCGGGAGGCATTAAGTAAGCTTCAGAATTATCCCTGGCCTGGCAATATCCGGGAACTGAAACACTGTATTGAGAGCATCATGGTTACCACCAATCGAAAAATCATTGAGGTAAACGATCTCCCCGCTCATATTATCCAGGTAGCCCATCAGGAGCCGGAAATACGGCTTAAAGCCGGTGTTTCCATGGCTGAAGTAGAGAAGGAAGCCATCCGGCAGACTTTGATCTATACCGGCGGTAATAAAACGAAGGCAGCTAAAGTGCTCAATATTGGTTTACGAACTCTCCATCAAAAGATCAAAGACTATAACCTTCGTTGA